GTCCGGCTCGCCACGTGGGGGACCGACGACCTCGCATACACCCCGCTGGAGAAGCTCTACGAGCTGCGGGACCCCTACGAGCGGCAGGTGCTGCTCACCGCGACCCTGGACGGCGTGATGGTCGGCGTCGCGGACATCTCGCTGCCCTTGCTGGGGGACATCGACGTCGCGGAATTCACCCTGGACATCCTGCCGGAGGCCCAGGGCCGTGGCGTGGGCCGGGAACTGATCCGCGCCGCGGAGCAGTTCGCCCGCTCCGAGGGGAGACGGCATCTTCTGGTCGACACGAACCATCCCGCGGCCAGCCTCGGGGACACCGAGGAGAGCCTGCAGCCTGACAGCGGTCCGGGTTTCGTGCCGCTCGCGAGCCGCTCCGTCGACTTCGCCCAGCGCAGCGGCTACACCCTGGAGCGGATCGAGCAGTTCAGCTCCTGCGCCCTGCCGCTGGACACCGTGCTGGAGGGGCAGCTCACGGCGGAGGCCGAGGCCGCGAACGACGGCCGGTACCGTCTCCACCACTGGCGGGACCGCTGCCCCGAACGCTGGCTGGCGGACATGACCGCGCTGGACTCCTCGGCGGAGGATCTCACCCTCGCCGCCGCGGCGGACGCGGGTGTGCCCGCCACCGTCTGGGAGGACTACGACGTGGAGGCGCTGCGACGCGCGGAGGAGATCGCGATGGCGCAGGGCCGGCGGACGGTGGTCACCGCCGTCGAGCATGTCGAGACGGGCGT
This portion of the Arthrobacter woluwensis genome encodes:
- a CDS encoding GNAT family N-acetyltransferase, yielding MSIRIEQLWIPDTLDGPDAEDFLAAVDVSRRVRLATWGTDDLAYTPLEKLYELRDPYERQVLLTATLDGVMVGVADISLPLLGDIDVAEFTLDILPEAQGRGVGRELIRAAEQFARSEGRRHLLVDTNHPAASLGDTEESLQPDSGPGFVPLASRSVDFAQRSGYTLERIEQFSSCALPLDTVLEGQLTAEAEAANDGRYRLHHWRDRCPERWLADMTALDSSAEDLTLAAAADAGVPATVWEDYDVEALRRAEEIAMAQGRRTVVTAVEHVETGVLVGVTTISVLPQRQDVVFQDETHVRLAHRGNKLGLLLKISNMQQLQDLFPDVRVIYTWNALENRYLLTVNQQLGFRTAGVTGLWQKQLPDLRQPHLS